Proteins encoded by one window of Lathyrus oleraceus cultivar Zhongwan6 chromosome 1, CAAS_Psat_ZW6_1.0, whole genome shotgun sequence:
- the LOC127115794 gene encoding heavy metal-associated isoprenylated plant protein 35, with translation MDAKAKPSVEHLKYQTWFLKVSIHCEGCRKKVNKVLKRIDGVFTATIDSQQQKVTVTGNVSVETLLRKLVRAGKPAEIWPENNDGKGKNSGKEKKKKNESGNEPKETQSLQNKGTESGTKCENESKNKNKNSKNSIGELPVKSPAGNNVAPVVGGGGSDNNNKKKKKDGCGGNGTGNGNGNGNGNNGLNTVAKSGPSHTGFQFQNLDQGMAHEVNLSPTRQQSFFYPSETCYPPMAYVSSAYNRLYPMGRVGDPSYYVPSLPYTCPPSLIDQYGTYQLQSAPSVSFEFFSDENANGCSIM, from the exons ATGGATGCAAAAGCAAAACCTTCTGTAGAACATTTGAAGTACCAG ACATGGTTCTTGAAAGTTTCTATCCACTGTGAAGGTTGCAGAAAGAAAGTAAACAAAGTTTTGAAGCGCATTGATG GTGTTTTCACTGCAACAATCGATTCTCAACAGCAAAAAGTAACAGTTACTGGAAATGTTAGTGTTGAGACTCTCTTAAGGAAGTTGGTCAGAGCTGGAAAACCTGCCGAGATTTGGCCGGAGAATAACGACGGGAAGGGGAAAAACTCCGGcaaagagaagaagaagaagaatgagagCGGAAATGAACCAAAAGAAACACAAAGCTTGCAAAACAAGGGAACTGAAAGTGGTACCAAGTGTGAGAATGAAAGCAAAAACAAGaacaaaaactcaaaaaacaGTATCGGAGAGTTGCCGGTAAAGTCTCCTGCCGGAAACAATGTTGCTCCGGTAGTTGGTGGAGGGGGTTCtgataataataataagaagaaaaAGAAAGATGGGTGTGGTGGAAATGGAACTGGAAACGGAAACGGAAACGGAAATGGAAACAATGGTTTGAACACAGTAGCAAAGAGTGGACCATCTCACACTGGATTCCAATTCCAGAATCTTGATCAAGGTATGGCCCACGAAGTGAATCTCAGCCCTACACGTCAGCAATCCTTTTTTTATCCATCAGAAACATGTTACCCTCCCATGGCTTATGTGTCATCAGCTTACAATAGGTTATATCCTATGGGAAGAGTTGGTGATCCTTCTTATTATGTTCCATCTCTACCCTACACGTGTCCTCCTAGCCTAATTGATCAATATGGAACTTATCAACTTCAATCAGCACCGTCGGTTTCTTTTGAGTTTTTTAGTGATGAAAATGCTAATGGATGTTCCATTATGTGA